CGAGCCGGGCGACGGTGCGCGAGGCGGGGCCGCTGACCTCGAAGCGCTCCAGCCGGTGGCCGAGCCGCTCGATGGCGCCCGCCAGGGCGTTCACCGTCTCCTGGGTGTCGAACTCCGCTTCCTCTTCCGAGTCCGAGAGCCTGAGGTTGTACGTCAGCGCGATGCGCACGGCTTCCCCCTTCTTGCCCGCCTGAGCGAGCGGCCGCGGCGAATCTTCGCCGCGGACAAGAGTCGTCCCGGGGCGCGCTGATGCGCCACGGGGGTGCGGGCGGCAACGGATGCGCCCGCGACAACCTTCCCATCCACCACCTGCGTCTGGGCCCACATGTCCCCCAGCCGCCAGCCAAGCGGATCCTTGAGGACGCGCCATCCCTCCAGCCCCCCGATGACGAGGAGCCCCCCGGCGCCCGCCACCAGGCCCAGGCCCTCGGGCATCATCCCCAGGAGGATGATCAGCGCGAGCGGGGCATTGCGGAGAGCGCTGTCGCGGTGGCGCGCGGCCGTGTGCGTAGGCAGGTAGATGACCTTGACGCCGAAGATGCGCTTGCCGGGGCTCTGGCCATGGAGCATGCCGTCGGCCAGGAGCACGAAGAGCAGCGCCACCACGGAGCCGGCGGCGCCGCAGACGACCCACAGGCCCCAGGCCACGGCGATGTCCACCAGCCGTGCGCCCAGGCGCAGCAGGAGCGCGGCCTTGGGATACGGCGAGCCGGACAGAATCTCTCCCTCGTGGACGAGGCGCAGCGCGCGAGGACCGGAGTTCACTCCTCGGGCTCCAGCGTGAGGCCCTTCTCGAGGGGCTCGGGCTCATCCAGGCCGGCCAGCTGGGCCAGCCGCTCGTAGGCGCTGATGGGCATGCGCTGGGCCTGGGTGCGCTTGGCGTGGGCGCGCGCGTTTTCGGCGGCCAGCTCGGCGGTGGGCGAGCCCGTCTCGGACAGACGCATCAGCCGCTCGCGGGCCTCCTCGGTGTCATGCGCCGGGGCCTCGCTTTC
This region of Hyalangium minutum genomic DNA includes:
- a CDS encoding RDD family protein — encoded protein: MNSGPRALRLVHEGEILSGSPYPKAALLLRLGARLVDIAVAWGLWVVCGAAGSVVALLFVLLADGMLHGQSPGKRIFGVKVIYLPTHTAARHRDSALRNAPLALIILLGMMPEGLGLVAGAGGLLVIGGLEGWRVLKDPLGWRLGDMWAQTQVVDGKVVAGASVAARTPVAHQRAPGRLLSAAKIRRGRSLRRARRGKPCASR